The following coding sequences are from one Panicum hallii strain FIL2 chromosome 5, PHallii_v3.1, whole genome shotgun sequence window:
- the LOC112894979 gene encoding receptor-like protein EIX2 produces MAERNLLHVLVLLTAWFLLLFLEIQPTAAAPAAPVTRRSIRCVPHERDALLAFRAGLTDPDGYLSSWRGEDCCRWKAVRCSNRTGRVVQLRLRSLEDVNSSIGFRGGRRSSPLLELKSLRTLDLRFNNFDGASVPEFVGGLRSLRYLYISNSKFGGWVPPQLGNLSKLLCLDLNTVNGDADIYSADLAWLSRLTALKYLDLSKVNLSKATDWAHVVNRLPSLVTLNLRFCELQNVIPSPVHVNLTSLQHLDLGGNHFSSSLGAKNLLWDLPRLLDLDMGMCGLQGSIPEQVGNMTSITRLDLSDNNLTGTIPTTFKNLHNLEELSLYGNNINGPVAVLLERLPTENRLQELLLFENSLSGNLPNQLGHLRNLTRLDLSNNGLSGNVPTGISELTKLTDLLLGFNNLEGTITEMHFAKTASLSNLQLCDNSLSMVFQQSWVPPFKLVVADFRSCNLGPKFPEWLRSQNSIYALAISNTSIAGPIPHWFWITFSRAGHLDLSRNKISGRLSPEMFGKMEAGTMDFSGNFLVGSIPKLSPKLEYLDLSLNNLSGPLPSDFTAPMLSALILFRNSLSGRIPYTFCHMKEIEFIDLSGNLLEGPFPNCREQSNTGNLTKQLKVLNLNGNNLFGEFPVFLQNCPELFLLDLANNQFYGNLPIWIADKLPSLAFLSLRSNLFFGGIPLQLASLKDLQYLDIAHNNISGTVPESFVEFIAMTRSPADNDSLSDYNTYGESFDEVDVVLPYADTLSVVTKGQQLGFTTEIMYMVNLDLSCNSLTGQLPSEIGKLAALKSLNLSWNHLSGIIPGSIGRLHALESLDLSHNELSGEIPTTLSEITSLSHLNLSYNSLRGKIPSGNQLQALDDQASIYIGNPSLCGPPLSRNCSETDFTPAAPEGHKERGDTISFFLAMGCGYIMGLWAIFCLFLFKQNWRAVCFAFSDHLYDRVYVQVALGWVFLTRRKL; encoded by the coding sequence ATGGCCGAGCGAAATCTCCTCCATGTTCTGGTTCTCCTAACAGCATGGttccttcttctgttcctcgaaATCCAACCTACCGCTGCGGCGCCGGCAGCTCCGGTTACCAGGAGGAGCATCCGCTGCGTCCCCCACGAGCGGGATGCTCTTCTCGCCTTTCGGGCCGGCCTCACCGATCCTGACGGCTATCTGTCGTCATGGCGAGGCGAAGACTGCTGCCGGTGGAAGGCCGTCCGCTGCAGCAACCGCACCGGCCGTGTCGTGCAGCTCAGGCTCCGGAGCTTGGAGGACGTCAACTCAAGCATCGGATTCCGGGGAGGTCGGAGGAGCTCGCCCTTGCTAGAGTTGAAGAGCTTGAGGACACTGGACCTTCGCTTCAACAACTTCGACGGCGCGTCTGTCCCGGAGTTCGTCGGCGGCCTCAGGAGCTTGAGGTACCTCTACATCTCCAACTCGAAGTTCGGCGGGTGGGTGCCGCCGCAGCTTGGCAACCTGTCCAAGCTGCTCTGCCTTGATCTGAACACAGTCAATGGCGATGCCGATATCTACTCGGCCGATCTGGCATGGTTGTCACGCCTCACGGCACTGAAGTACCTTGATCTGAGCAAGGTGAACCTCAGCAAAGCGACTGATTGGGCCCATGTGGTCAACAGGCTTCCTTCCCTTGTCACACTTAATCTGCGCTTCTGTGAGCTCCAAAATGTCATTCCATCACCAGTGCATGTTAATCTGACATCACTCCAGCACCTTGACCTTGGGGGTAACCATTTTAGCTCATCACTTGGAGCAAAGAACTTACTTTGGGACCTACCTAGGCTCCTTGACCTTGACATGGGGATGTGCGGCCTCCAAGGATCAATACCTGAACAGGTGGGAAATATGACGTCGATCACAAGGTTAGATCTTAGTGACAACAACCTAACTGGAACCATACCGACAACCTTCAAGAACCTGCACAACTTGGAAGAGTTGAGTCTATATGGAAATAACATCAATGGGCCTGTTGCGGTATTACTGGAAAGACTGCCTACTGAAAACAGGCTACAAGAGTTATTGTTGTTTGAAAACAGTTTGAGTGGGAATCTGCCGAATCAGCTTGGACATCTTAGAAATTTGACCCGTCTTGATCTTAGTAATAATGGGCTTTCAGGAAATGTACCAACTGGGATATCAGAGCTGACAAAGTTGACAGATTTACTGCTCGGTTTCAACAATCTTGAAGGCACAATCACTGAAATGCATTTTGCTAAAACAGCCAGTCTAAGCAATCTACAGTTATGTGACAACTCATTATCTATGGTGTTCCAACAGAGCTGGGTACCTCCATTTAAACTAGTGGTAGCTGACTTCCGGTCTTGTAATCTAGGGCCTAAATTTCCAGAGTGGCTAAGGTCACAGAATAGTATATATGCTCTTGCTATATCGAATACAAGCATAGCTGGTCCAATACCTCATTGGTTTTGGATTACATTTTCCAGGGCAGGACATTTGGATTTGTCAAGAAATAAAATCAGTGGTAGGCTATCACCAGAGATGTTCGGAAAAATGGAGGCAGGTACTATGGATTTTAGTGGTAACTTTTTAGTCGGTTCCATTCCAAAGCTTTCTCCAAAATTAGAATACTTGGACCTCTCCTTAAATAATTTGTCAGGTCCGCTACCATCAGATTTCACGGCACCAATGTTATCAGCGCTTATTCTCTTCAGAAATTCACTCTCCGGCAGAATTCCTTACACATTCTGTCACATGAAAGAAATAGAATTTATAGACCTGTCAGGAAACCTACTAGAAGGGCCCTTCCCCAACTGCAGGGAGCAGTCAAACACAGGAAATTTGACTAAGCAACTAAAAGTGCTGAACTTGAACGGCAACAATCTTTTTGGAGAATTCCCAGTATTCCTCCAGAACTGTCCAGAACTGTTTTTGCTTGATCTGGCAAATAACCAATTCTATGGGAACCTGCCAATATGGATTGCGGATAAGTTACCGTCATTGGCATTTTTAAGTTTGCGCTCAAATCTGTTTTTTGGAGGCATTCCTCTACAGCTTGCCAGCCTTAAGGATCTTCAGTATTTAGACATTGCACACAACAATATTTCAGGCACCGTTCCAGAATCATTTGTGGAGTTCATAGCTATGACTCGCAGTCCTGCAGACAATGACTCGCTTTCAGATTATAATACTTATGGAGAGAGCTTTGATGAAGTAGATGTTGTTCTTCCTTATGCTGATACTTTATCTGTGGTTACAAAAGGACAACAGCTTGGATTCACGACAGAGATCATGTACATGGTAAATCTTGATCTGTCGTGCAACAGCCTGACAGGGCAACTTCCAAGCGAAATTGGTAAGCTTGCCGCGCTGAAAAGCTTGAACCTATCATGGAATCATCTCAGTGGGATCATCCCTGGCAGCATTGGTCGACTACATGCACTGGAATCACTTGACCTGTCTCACAATGAATTATCTGGTGAAATCCCGACAACTTTATCGGAAATAACATCGTTGAGTCACTTGAACCTATCCTATAATAGTCTGAGAGGGAAGATACCATCAGGGAATCAACTGCAGGCACTTGATGATCAAGCATCCATTTACATCGGCAACCCTAGTCTCTGCGGTCCTCCTCTCTCAAGAAATTGTTCGGAAACTGATTTCACTCCAGCTGCTCCAGAAGGACACAAAGAACGAGGTGATACGATTTCCTTTTTCCTTGCCATGGGTTGTGGATACATAATGGGGCTCTGGGCAATCTTTTGTCTCTTCTTATTTAAGCAGAATTGGAGAGCTGTTTGTTTTGCGTTCTCTGACCACCTGTATGATCGGGTTTATGTGCAAGTCGCTCTGGGCTGGGTTTTCTTGACACGGAGAAAACTTTAG
- the LOC112894662 gene encoding receptor-like protein EIX2, whose translation MAAPLLLLLQGEAAAIFVFVLFVTQALSSLPVHGRAISGGGCVASERDALLGFKESLLDPAGRLSSWRGEDCCQWKGVRCRDRIGHVVRLDLRCQNSSEMMMLRSGMSSSLATLHHLIYLDLSSNYFNFINIPLFLGSLSNLRYLDLSDAGFSGSVPPQLGNLSRLQYLNLSGYYDLKVSGLSWLRHLSSLESLDMGGVDLSLAGDWVRMVNMLPNLKIISLIECGLNSTVSALPHLNLTHLEVLDLSRNPFYSLLQHNWFWKVTTLKELRLSACDWFGPIPNELGNMSSLEVLYLDINELSGIMPMTLKNLCNLQLLTLSFNDIKGDMLERLPACSWSKLRELHLSRANLTGQLPVWIGNLTNLSYLDISQNMLVGPVPFGMGNMRSLSYLDLSQNMLTGDVPRGLGALSNLTYFSLGLNNFSGVLSKDLFAGLVNLEYLKLSHNSLKLDFGEGWVPPFRLTEGHFGSCDMGPRFPAWLRCQTGIRNLDISSTRINDVLPHWFWVVVSNAFSLDLSRNQLSGDLPANLELPFIREMDLSRNSLTGKLPANLTAPYLMNLLLYNNNFTGAIPTYVCYNFFEINLSNNQLTGDSPQCSGDTSLLQMVDLKNNNLSGEFPRFVQNARDLRFLDLSHNKFFGVVPTWIADKMPNLEVLILRSNMFHGHLPKQLTMLVGLHYLDIAHNNISGSLPSSLARLTAMVHSYGTGENNYSTDSISTFIKDRELNYTHQLIQHVVLIDMSSNSFTGYIPKELSLLKGLRSLNLSNNQISGPIPDDIGVLRELESLDLSYNYLSGEIPSSLSDLSFLSCLNLSYNDLSGRIPSGQQLQTLNNQYMYIGNPGLCGPPLLNYCSVNGTNPNVSQEHEGGRSYLYLSMSMGFVMGLWSGFCAMLFMKTWRIAYFQLLDQLYDKVYVRVATSKAAFLRKRGDEET comes from the coding sequence ATGGCCGCTCCCCTTCTGCTCCTTCTCCAAGGAGAAGCTGCTGCGATATTCGTGTTCGTCCTTTTTGTGACCCAGGCACTGTCGTCGCTCCCTGTTCATGGAAGGGCGATCTCCGGCGGTGGCTGTGTCGCAAGCGAGCGCGACGCGCTCCTCGGCTTCAAGGAAAGCCTCTTGGACCCTGCTGGCCGTCTTTCCTCATGGCGGGGCGAAGACTGCTGCCAGTGGAAGGGAGTCAGGTGCAGGGACCGAATCGGCCATGTCGTCAGGCTTGACCTCAGGTGCCAGAACTCTTCTGAAATGATGATGCTGAGAAGTGGGATGAGCTCCTCCCTGGCCACCTTACACCATCTGATATACTTAGACCTGAGCTCCAATTACTTCAACTTCATAAACATTCCTCTGTTTCTGGGCAGCCTCAGCAACCTAAGGTACCTCGATCTCTCAGACGCGGGGTTTTCGGGGAGCGTACCCCCGCAGCTCGGTAACCTCTCTCGCTTGCAGTACCTTAACCTGAGTGGATATTATGATCTGAAAGTGTCAGGGCTCTCATGGCTGCGGCATCTCTCATCATTAGAGAGTCTCGACATGGGAGGGGTGGACCTCAGTCTTGCAGGGGATTGGGTTCGCATGGTTAACATGCTGCCTAATCTGAAAATCATCTCCCTGATTGAGTGTGGTCTCAATAGCACAGTATCTGCTCTACCCCACTTGAACTTGACACATCTTGAGGTCCTTGATTTATCCAGAAATCCATTTTACTCTTTGCTGCAACACAACTGGTTTTGGAAGGTTACTACCCTCAAGGAGCTACGTCTCAGTGCTTGTGACTGGTTTGGGCCCATCCCTAATGAACTGGGAAACATGTCCTCCCTTGAGGTCTTATACTTGGATATCAATGAACTGTCAGGTATCATGCCGATGACCTTGAAAAATCTATGTAATTTGCAGCTACTGACATTAAGTTTCAACGACATCAAAGGGGACATGCTGGAGAGATTACCAGCGTGCTCATGGAGCAAGTTGCGTGAGCTACACTTGAGTCGTGCAAATTTGACTGGGCAGCTGCCAGTTTGGATAGGAAATCTAACCAATCTCAGCTACCTTGACATCTCTCAGAATATGCTAGTGGGTCCTGTACCTTTTGGGATGGGTAACATGAGGAGTCTAAGTTATCTTGATCTCTCTCAGAATATGCTGACTGGTGATGTACCGCGTGGGCTTGGAGCACTTAGTAATTTGACTTACTTCAGCCTTGGCCTGAATAACTTCAGCGGTGTGCTTTCAAAAGATCTTTTTGCAGGTCTGGTGAACCTTGAATATCTAAAGCTTTCACACAATTCACTGAAATTGGACTTCGGTGAAGGTTGGGTGCCTCCATTCAGATTAACGGAAGGACATTTTGGGTCATGTGACATGGGGCCTCGATTTCCAGCGTGGCTGAGATGCCAAACCGGCATACGCAACCTTGATATTTCAAGCACAAGGATAAATGATGTGTTGCCACACTGGTTTTGGGTTGTGGTTTCTAATGCTTTCAGCTTGGACTTATCAAGAAATCAACTCAGTGGTGATTTGCCGGCAAATTTGGAGCTGCCATTCATAAGAGAAATGGATCTCTCCAGAAACTCTTTAACGGGGAAGTTACCAGCAAATTTGACAGCTCCCTACCTAATGAATTTGCTTCTTTACAACAACAATTTCACAGGCGCCATCCCAACATATGTATGTTATAATTTCTTCGAAATAAACCTGTCAAACAATCAGCTAACAGGGGATTCTCCACAATGTTCAGGAGACACTTCTTTATTGCAAATGGTCGACTTGAAAAATAACAATCTTTCTGGTGAATTCCCTCGTTTCGTTCAAAATGCCAGAGATTTAAGATTTCTTGACCTCTCGCACAACAAGTTCTTTGGAGTCGTGCCGACATGGATAGCAGATAAAATGCCAAACCTAGAGGTGTTGATTCTAAGATCAAATATGTTTCATGGTCACCTTCCTAAACAGTTAACAATGCTTGTTGGACTTCATTATCTGGACATAGCGCACAACAACATATCAGGTAGTCTACCTTCATCCCTAGCAAGGCTGACAGCCATGGTACATTCGTATGGCACAGGTGAAAACAATTATAGTACTGACAGCATATCAACATTCATAAAAGATCGAGAGCTTAACTATACACATCAACTTATTCAACATGTAGTGTTGATTGACATGTCAAGTAACAGTTTCACCGGATACATTCCGAAGGAACTATCTTTACTCAAGGGACTTCGGAGTTTGAATCTCTCTAACAACCAAATAAGTGGACCAATTCCAGATGATATTGGTGTTTTAAGGGAATTGGAATCTCTTGATCTGTCTTACAATTATTTGAGTGGCGAAATCCCCTCAAGTTTATCAGATCTATCATTCTTGAGCTGCCTGAACTTGTCCTACAATGATTTATCAGGAAGAATCCCCTCAGGACAACAGCTGCAAACACTGAATAATCAGTACATGTACATTGGCAATCCTGGACTTTGTGGGCCTCCACTTCTCAACTATTGCTCAGTGAATGGGACAAATCCAAATGTCAGTCAGGAGCATGAAGGTGGCCGATCATATTTGTACCTCAGCATGAGCATGGGATTCGTGATGGGTCTCTGGAGTGGATTTTGTGCAATGTTGTTCATGAAAACATGGAGGATTGCTTACTTTCAGCTATTGGACCAGCTTTACGACAAGGTTTATGTGCGAGTGGCTACCAGCAAGGCTGCCTTTCTAAGGAAACGTGGAGACGAAGAGACATGA